ATATGAGGCCTTGGACTTTTTCTTCTCTTTTTAGTTTATGTTGGTAGAAATTAGATTTTGTATTCTCTAAGTACAAATTGTACTTTTTATACAATTCAACTAACTTAATTTCTAATGTTTGAATTTGATTTGAGAAACTAATCTCAGTTTGTTTCCATTCCGTTTTAGCTTGTAACAAACTCATTTTTGAATCGAATATTTTTTTATTACGACCTAAATCATCGAAAAGTCCTATCGATCCACTTTGAAAGGAATTTTCTCCAGGTCCTACAGGTTGTGGTCCATAACCTGGGATTCTTTGGATTCCATTCCCCTCGGATTGCATTCCATTTTGTGTATTTGACTGAAAATTGGTTCCACCCAAATTTGCTTGGACCCCTACACTAACTCCGTAGATCTCATTCTGTAAAGGGAAACCTGCGTTGCCATTTTTTCCTACATATCCACCTAATACAAGTTTTGGTTTCCAATCATTTTCCAAACTCTCTTCGTCCAGTTCTGCCAATTCGATTTGTAACCTTGTTTTTTTTCGTAATGGATGGTTTTCATCAGGTGTGGCCTTAAGTTTGTTCGGATCAAATAGTCGGATCCGTTCTATAATGCCTCCTTCTAAGGATAGATTCATATTGGGATCCAAAGACATTGATTGTTGTAATTCCAAAAGGGAGATTTTTTTAGCCGCCGTAGAATGGATCCACTTGGACTGGAATTCGACTTCCCAGACTTTTCGTTTGTCCCATTCTCCTTGGGGAGAAAGGCCTAAACTAGATTCTTTTTCTTGTTTTGATTTTTCTAAATGATAACGTTCCGACCGAAGTAAATAGATTGAGTCGACTAACTGACGTTTATTAAAATTTAAATAGGCTATGGATATAGATTTGAATACTTTTTCTCTGAGAAGTTTTTTCTCTTCCGAATGAATGAGTCGCCTTACTTCTAGTTTTTGTTTTTCCCTCTCGGTTTCACCGCCATCATAAAGAAGTTGTTGGATTTGCAATCGAACATCTCGGTATTCCTGATCGATTTGTTCCTGGTTTTTTGAAAAGATACCAAAGTAATGGATCCCTAATTTAGGGAGATATTGTTTCCATTTATCCCGGGTAAGAATAGGATAGATTTCGGAACGAACCTGTTCCAAACCCAAATTCCCATTTCGTTCCATTCCTATCCAAACACAGTCTTCCCATAACAATTTCCCTTCCGCCTGTAATGGAAGAGAATTACAAACCATACAAAAACAGAAAATCCAAACCCAATACCACATATCAGACGATAGGTGATAAATTCGCTCGCTGGTTCTCGTTTTCCCTTTTTATAGGAGATTTTTTGATTTTTTTTTTAGTTTTTTTTACTTGTAAGAGAAGAAAGTTCCTTTATAAAAGTGGCATGATCCGATTCCTTGTGTCCATTTTGTTTCTTTTTGTAACCTCCGCCGTTTTAGCAGAGGAGGTAGGAATTATTAGTTTCAACCAAGGAAAAAACTACCTTTCGGGACCACGGTTCAAAAAGGCCAAGGAACCTGTAAAATTAGGAAGTATCCTAAAAAAGGGTGATACCATCACTACAGAAGATGGAACTTGCGAAATCCAATTGGCTACCCAATCTACCATTCGTTTGGCCAAATATTCTTCTATCCAAATCGAAGACCTCCTCAACCCAAAATCGAAATCCACCACTTTGAAACTTGTGGGGGGGAAG
The window above is part of the Leptospira terpstrae serovar Hualin str. LT 11-33 = ATCC 700639 genome. Proteins encoded here:
- a CDS encoding TolC family protein; its protein translation is MVCNSLPLQAEGKLLWEDCVWIGMERNGNLGLEQVRSEIYPILTRDKWKQYLPKLGIHYFGIFSKNQEQIDQEYRDVRLQIQQLLYDGGETEREKQKLEVRRLIHSEEKKLLREKVFKSISIAYLNFNKRQLVDSIYLLRSERYHLEKSKQEKESSLGLSPQGEWDKRKVWEVEFQSKWIHSTAAKKISLLELQQSMSLDPNMNLSLEGGIIERIRLFDPNKLKATPDENHPLRKKTRLQIELAELDEESLENDWKPKLVLGGYVGKNGNAGFPLQNEIYGVSVGVQANLGGTNFQSNTQNGMQSEGNGIQRIPGYGPQPVGPGENSFQSGSIGLFDDLGRNKKIFDSKMSLLQAKTEWKQTEISFSNQIQTLEIKLVELYKKYNLYLENTKSNFYQHKLKREEKVQGLISELDYLKSEEEVFVGLEILLDHYFQYISTALDLVLLLGENPFENRYYRLESKINQSELTRILEDWKQEQSFGIKKINEPKFRKQYPFFMEDSYETR